Proteins from a single region of Vulcanisaeta thermophila:
- a CDS encoding HAD family hydrolase, with translation MKTLFFEVLNTLVRLNNFEVEGARLIREELNIKSPIDELASLFKKEWNDKYNMLINKGIYRSVRQLARETIISILKRYSLSLSPTELDYFGNAISSIMVETSELYPDVVESIERLSQMNVPMYILTNLDNDIAKKVLLTKNLLRYFRGVVSSDLTRVGKPAAKIFQAALNRAGVQPSDALIVSGLVEDVIGAKFLDLQVVFVKRTNVELPIKPTYEINTLLELPELISKIQ, from the coding sequence ATGAAGACCTTGTTCTTCGAGGTATTGAATACCCTAGTGAGGCTAAACAACTTTGAAGTGGAGGGTGCAAGGTTGATTAGGGAGGAGTTGAATATAAAGTCCCCCATTGATGAGTTAGCATCGTTATTTAAGAAGGAGTGGAACGATAAGTACAACATGCTAATAAACAAGGGCATCTACAGGTCCGTTAGGCAGTTGGCAAGGGAGACCATAATATCAATACTGAAGAGGTACTCTCTTAGCCTGAGCCCCACGGAGCTTGATTACTTTGGGAATGCCATCTCATCAATAATGGTGGAGACCTCCGAGTTGTACCCAGACGTTGTGGAGAGCATTGAGAGGCTTAGTCAAATGAATGTGCCCATGTACATACTCACAAACCTAGACAATGACATAGCCAAGAAGGTACTACTCACAAAGAACCTACTCAGGTACTTCAGGGGCGTCGTTAGCTCAGACCTAACAAGGGTTGGTAAGCCAGCGGCTAAGATATTCCAGGCGGCCCTTAACAGGGCTGGTGTTCAACCCAGCGACGCCTTGATAGTCAGTGGGCTTGTTGAGGATGTGATTGGCGCCAAGTTCCTGGACCTGCAGGTGGTGTTTGTCAAGAGGACCAATGTGGAGTTACCCATAAAGCCCACCTACGAGATAAACACACTCCTTGAACTACCAGAATTAATTAGCAAGATTCAGTGA
- a CDS encoding ribosomal protein L13e, giving the protein MSQLPRVPPPDPLVKKPRLISSGGVQAEEWRIGRGYSIGEVRAVGLTVTEARLLGIRVDTNRSTTWDVNVQRLKEWLDRVIKGEILPPEPALPGRVKIKRKRGLVFRGLTPAGRKMRGLRSVGLRETHQHKWRKKARERALKKRHEAVRAKGGH; this is encoded by the coding sequence ATGTCACAATTACCAAGGGTGCCACCACCGGATCCACTGGTTAAGAAGCCCAGGTTAATTAGTAGCGGTGGTGTTCAGGCGGAGGAGTGGAGGATTGGTAGGGGTTACTCAATTGGTGAGGTGAGGGCCGTGGGCCTCACGGTCACGGAGGCCAGACTCCTGGGTATTAGGGTTGATACCAATAGGTCAACCACCTGGGACGTAAATGTGCAGAGACTTAAGGAGTGGCTGGACAGGGTGATTAAGGGCGAGATACTACCTCCGGAGCCTGCCCTGCCGGGTAGGGTTAAGATAAAACGTAAGAGGGGCTTGGTATTCAGGGGATTAACACCCGCGGGTAGGAAGATGCGCGGACTTAGGAGCGTGGGCCTTAGGGAGACTCACCAGCATAAGTGGAGGAAGAAGGCTAGGGAGAGGGCCCTTAAGAAGCGTCATGAGGCCGTTAGAGCCAAGGGTGGGCACTAG
- the prs gene encoding ribose-phosphate diphosphokinase, whose translation MPRYIIVSFPWSSDLGERVRNHLVSRGLAVDHVVLETKQFPDGESYIRYPVNVGDYESAVIIQRAYPEQDRRLIQLVLAIHAALDLGVKHVHVVLPYMPYSRQDRRFRDGEPVSLTAVKQLLNSLNVESLITVDVHKPEAFMAQCNSCINLEPFPLYADYIMRNWGGEPIVLLSPDLGSLWRVERVSKHHGLSYSYLEKFRDRVTGEVTMRPREIDVKGRDVVVIDDIIATGGTIVEASKILKSLGANKLHVIATHCLLLNNADSRILSSGASSITCTDTIPTKYSSVSIAGLISDALLSRLLP comes from the coding sequence ATGCCCAGGTACATCATAGTGTCGTTTCCCTGGTCCTCAGACCTAGGGGAGAGGGTGAGGAACCACTTAGTGAGTAGGGGTCTCGCTGTGGATCATGTGGTCCTGGAGACCAAGCAATTCCCCGATGGTGAGTCCTACATTAGGTACCCTGTTAATGTGGGTGATTATGAATCAGCGGTGATAATCCAAAGAGCTTATCCTGAGCAGGATAGGAGGCTCATTCAATTAGTACTGGCCATTCACGCAGCCCTGGACCTGGGTGTTAAGCACGTACACGTGGTGCTACCTTACATGCCCTACTCAAGGCAGGATAGGAGGTTTAGGGATGGGGAGCCCGTGAGCCTCACGGCGGTGAAGCAACTACTGAATTCCCTAAACGTGGAGAGTTTAATAACGGTGGATGTGCATAAGCCCGAGGCATTCATGGCACAGTGTAACTCATGCATTAATCTCGAACCCTTCCCATTGTATGCGGATTACATAATGAGGAATTGGGGTGGTGAACCAATCGTGCTTCTAAGCCCTGACCTGGGGTCCCTATGGAGAGTTGAGAGGGTATCCAAACACCACGGTCTCAGTTACAGCTACCTGGAGAAGTTCAGGGATAGGGTCACAGGTGAAGTAACCATGAGGCCCAGGGAGATTGATGTTAAGGGCAGGGACGTGGTTGTAATAGATGACATAATAGCCACAGGGGGCACCATAGTGGAGGCCTCGAAAATCCTAAAATCCCTAGGCGCCAATAAGCTCCACGTAATAGCAACCCACTGCCTATTACTTAACAACGCAGACTCAAGGATACTCTCCTCGGGGGCTTCCTCGATAACGTGCACGGACACAATACCCACCAAGTACTCCTCAGTGAGTATAGCAGGGTTAATAAGCGATGCCCTACTCAGTCGCTTATTACCTTAA
- a CDS encoding HIT domain-containing protein: MASDECWVCRGLRSEDLVLMREGDIVVFLNPEPFNNGHLVIAPTRHAPIDEVDESLLLRMLLLAKRFVEVLQRVYAPHGFNIDIAPSPHVHIQVVPRWEGDVSFVTLFHGLKTVPESLRDSLRRLREVMGYGT, encoded by the coding sequence ATGGCGAGTGATGAGTGCTGGGTCTGCCGCGGGCTTAGGAGTGAGGACTTAGTATTAATGAGGGAGGGCGACATAGTAGTTTTTCTAAACCCAGAACCCTTCAATAATGGTCACCTGGTAATAGCGCCCACTAGACATGCACCCATTGATGAGGTTGATGAATCCTTACTATTAAGGATGTTACTATTGGCTAAGAGGTTTGTCGAGGTTTTGCAAAGGGTTTACGCACCGCATGGCTTCAACATTGACATAGCCCCATCGCCCCATGTACACATCCAAGTGGTCCCCAGGTGGGAGGGTGATGTGAGCTTTGTGACTTTATTTCATGGTTTAAAGACAGTGCCCGAGTCCTTGAGGGACTCCCTGAGGAGGTTGAGGGAGGTGATGGGTTACGGCACTTGA
- a CDS encoding RNA-binding domain-containing protein, with protein sequence MRVEVRVEVNPTEDEEKVRRALENMVIYDELRVEEVEGKRYLVAIGYGYKSLIKIHNLIKSQGIEDSARSVLMRGAEEGRLVFQVHKQAAYVGALTFVTEKGESPLGPLTFTVETNDVKRLIDWLAPRTFRGRRLYEVNPPDDP encoded by the coding sequence ATGAGGGTTGAGGTTAGGGTTGAGGTGAATCCCACGGAGGATGAGGAGAAGGTTAGGAGGGCCCTTGAGAACATGGTGATTTATGATGAACTAAGGGTTGAGGAGGTTGAGGGTAAGAGGTACCTAGTGGCCATTGGGTATGGGTATAAATCATTAATAAAGATACACAACCTAATCAAGAGCCAGGGTATTGAGGATAGCGCCAGGTCGGTGCTCATGAGGGGCGCTGAGGAGGGTAGGCTTGTTTTCCAAGTACATAAGCAAGCGGCTTACGTGGGGGCGCTAACCTTCGTTACCGAGAAGGGAGAGAGCCCCCTGGGGCCCTTAACATTCACCGTGGAGACCAATGACGTTAAGAGGCTCATTGATTGGCTGGCCCCAAGGACATTCAGGGGTAGGAGGCTCTATGAGGTGAACCCACCTGATGATCCATAA